In Cucurbita pepo subsp. pepo cultivar mu-cu-16 unplaced genomic scaffold, ASM280686v2 Cp4.1_scaffold000686, whole genome shotgun sequence, the genomic stretch acgtttataaattatttttgaatttatatatgGAAAAATGATTAATGTTATGTAAGTAGGAGTTATTGAGCTAAACTTGTGACATGCTTGAATATGATGTGTCATTGAATATATGCTTGTTAGGCAGTGAAAGTGattgaaattgatttatttagatAATAAACGATTGGTAGAATGTCGAATTATTCCGAACTAATTGATTTGACTCGTTAGGGAATGTATTTGAATGAAAAGCATGGAGagaaagattaattaattaaactatgcTTATGGACCTAATCGAAATTAATCGGGTAATTAACCACTAAATTCGATGAGAATAATAATAGTCGGTGGTAATTATACATTGGATGATCAGGTCATTAACCACAAACTCTAGCGAAAGTAGTAATAGTAATGATTTAGTAGTAATTACACGTTGTGTGATGAGGTAATTAGCCACTAAAGTCATCAGAAGTAGATAATAGTAAATAATCTTGTGGTAATTAAATATCGGTGATGGAGTAATTACATACGGTGTAATCTAGTAATTAATCACCAAGTTTAGTAGTAGTAATTCACTCGTTATGAGCTAAGATGAGCGAGATCATGTGATACTAATGGTTGGGATAAGCTCGATAAAGTTAGATAGCGTAACCCAATCATTAAATAGAACATGTGACACTAATGATCGAGTACTGCTTAGAACTGGTTGATTAGAAATCAATCAATGAGTAGATAATGAGACATCAATAAATTGAAACATGAGCTCAGAAGAGCTAGACTATATGATACACGATGATTGAGATGACCACATGACATCAATGGCTGAGATAAACTCGATGAGCTAAAGGATATGAATCCAACCATGTGTCAGGTCATTTGATTAGATATTTGAGATAAGCTCGAAGTAGCTGAATAATGAGAACTCATTTGTTGAGATAGGCTCAGCTATGGTGCATCTACTTTACACCCAACTCCCATCACTTTTGACCACGATTCTTCGaaaaattatagaatatatatatacaaatttattttcatttatttaatgtttataaacGTAGATTCTTCCCAACATCGAGTCAAAAACTCGATAATCTAGAACAATACTTTGTATTAGTCAATTATAAATTCCCTCCcctaaaaggaaaacaaatttttagtgactatataaattaaaaattacatttgaaAGGACCAAAGATTCTACCAAACGCTTGGAAGTCCACTTACCgagtttattcttttttagccTGTTTAGAGACCTGTAATTTAAAAGACGAGAACTTGTTAGACATATATAGACATGCCTTCCGCGTAAGGAACGAAcctcttctaattttttagcTGTGATTCTCCATCTTTTTAGGATATGACATCGGAGTAAGGaagaggtacatgaatgaactgaaatCATATCTAAGAGCAATACCGAGCATAAGATGGCTAAGAAAGatctaaaagaattaaaagttacTACCCTTACCAACAAtgtgcatttttcttttcggtgacTTGGTTATAGAAACTTGAGAATTAAGTATGTTATCTCGAATAATTATATGTCAGGTGattttctgaatttttttctATGTAAGAGCAAAATATGCGGGAAGAACATGttttctatgttgggtgacttCCTAAAAACTTTTGTATGCAAGAACAAAATATGCTGGAAGAACATGTTTGCTACATAAGAAcataagaacaaaatatgTTAGAAGAACATGTTTGctacataaaaacaaaatatgctGGAAGGACATGTGTTGCTCTATGAGCTGAGGACAAAACGAGTTATGGATTCCAGATAATTTGTAGCAAACAACACGAAACGTATGATTCTCATTCGAAGTGATttgtttatcaaatatttttgttgttagTCGTTTTCTTACCATTTTGATTCTTGTTACATGCTTTTTGACCAAATTAGTGAGAAACAACTAGACAAACAAATGGATATGTAACACAAAATTCgtttaaaattcaaagatgTGAGAAGGTTTCCCTCGATATAAAACGCCACACAACCCATACGATTGCTATCAACCCGAACAAAAATCTCCTTTCCCTTTGCTCGTCGTCTTTGACATCTTCCATGGGGAATGCCAAAAGTACAAATTACAAACGAGTTTTGGTTCCATTCACGGAGGAGCAACTAGCCGCCATTTTCAAAAGCCACGACCGAGACGGTGATGGGAAGCTATCGAAGGAGGAGTTGAAGCAAGCCTTCAACTATCTTGGCTCGCGCTTTAGCTCCTTTAGAGTCAAAGAAGCCCTACGTGCTGCGGATACGAACGGTGATGGTTTCATCAGCATGGACGAGATGAATAAGCTTATTAAATATACCAAAGGTCGTAAATACACTCTTTGTTAAAACTACTTACTTATATGTCGTCTTTCCAAACTATGTTAAGTTATGGTTCATGTGTGTATTTTGAGAAGGGGAAATAGTCCACTTCGTTAAACgaataaacaaaattcatgTCACGGGATTTTGTATAGTTTGTTCGGTACAACATATATGACGTAGAGATTTGAACTTCcaatattaagaaaatgagTAAATGTCTTAATAGTTGAGCTATGCTCGTGTTGCTTCAATGATAGGGGTGTTCGTGAATTGAGTTGGGTCGAGTTGAGACATTTCTTAGACActataaaatttttcaatcaaaacaacctttattaaataatgaatcaaaccataaataatcaataaaataaataaatttgtatgtagggtaaacaaaaataatgtatataaaaaaaatatgttgattCGGGTTGGGtatactatatttaatttataacggAACCCCCGCCCTTAACCCAttaacgaaaaagaaaaaataaaagataaggCCATTTCATTTCGACAAAGACACACACCCAAGTTCCTtaactcaactagttaagacaTAATCTTGACGAAAGGGTCAGAGATTCGAACCCTCCTCTTCAATCCCAAACATTATTGAActcaatccaaaataaaactcaactagttaagacaTATAATCTTAACGAAAAGATCGAAGATTTGAACCCTCCTCGATCACAAACATTGTtgaactcaacccaaaacAAACAGGAACTCTGAGTATCATTCAGGTTAATCTGGTTCAAGCTGTCCCCAGTTCCCTATTCAGGTAGTCAACAAACATCCTCTTAGCACTTGCTGCATCACAAGGTGGCGGTGGTCCACTTAAACTAGTTTGCCCTGTTAGTTTAATGAACGTTCTCCGTAGCCTCCGAAGCTCGGGAAGGCCGACCGACTTTGAAATATTGATGGTCGGCAAATCCTGACCCAGAGGGACACCATTCAGAGGTCCTCCCATTGCTTGGCCTTGCGCTTCTACTATAGCATTAACCACTTCGTGTGTTGCTTTGTCCAACTCATACAAAGAATTCGCCTCCGATAATCGAGTACTCCGAGTCGCGATCGTTGGCTGTAAGATCTTTACATCCCTCGACTTCGAGTCGACCTCTTTTGTCAAGTATGATACGGCATCTCGAATGACAGTAGATGATTTCTCTATTCCATCTTTATGTGGCAACAACTCGAACAATGGCGAGTCCCATCTATTCCTACTGATTGGTCTCTCAAACCTTCTCACCAGATCTTCAAATATCTTATCATCGTAGTTAGCTTCTCCGTTCTCTCGCCGCTCGTCGTTCCACTTCCTACAATGTGTTTCTTCTACATCACAGTACAGAACACAGTACCTAATTCCAGCTCCACGAGCCAAACACCACAGCTCGTACCTATAACCCTTTATACTATTCAAAGAGTCTACAATGACAATGTTGTCTTCCGATACAGATCGGTCGACTTCAGATCTGAGAACTCCTCTTAAATTCTTTTCGGCAGGCATATCGGCATNTTTGATCTCGATCGTTTTGCTTTgagatataaataataatgttataCTTCGATTATATGAACTCATGATCATGatatttaacctaattagaTGTTTCGACTTGAATATAATAATGAGGACCGTTTGATATTAATCAAGTCAGCTACGTACGTATGAAGTATgtaataatcaattttttaaaaagttcaaattagGATTTGGAGTCCGAATTTCGTACCTAATAGTTTCGACATTTTACTGCATCCCTTGTGACATgatcacgttacttactcatcgtttttaagagtgaagactatccccacagACCACCACAAGTCATTCCACTAttttttgtcctcactcataTCATTCTTCATAAAATTCTTAGGAAGTCAATTGCTTCaagtaaaacacgtttaaccaTGAACTTCATATGATTAAGCCACCGAAAATGAaagtagtaactttcaatttttgtaagtttttcttagtcattctatTTGTAGGATTACTCTCATTCGGATGTggttttggttcattcatgtaccttttctttactcgagtaccacataaaatttatgaatctcGTTTAAAAGGTTCAAGAGAACCTCGAACTGCAATCGAATCGAATAAAAGCTGATAGATTCAAATATGAATAAGAGAAAAACGTACTTTGATTGATGGAAAACCGTGGAACCGAGATCAAATTGGATTAGAAACTATCAAACTAATCTAAGTAAGTGTGTGTGATTGACAACTACCTGAGATAGCAATCACTACTTCGGTTTGTGACGAGACTGGTAGTGATGTGTGGAGAACTCGAGCAATGGAATATGTATGCGACGGTCTATGACGAAGCGTAACAACAATAACTCGAAACATAGTAACAAGGACTCGAATGCATCGACGATCTAAAAAATTGGGACAAGCTTTGAACAAGTCAAAGCATGTTCATAGTCGATGCaagaatattaatatgttTCCACATATGAAAAGTTTACgtaaagtaattttaaaatagttaaaattacatttgtcacataatcattta encodes the following:
- the LOC111785732 gene encoding protein KTI12 homolog, which produces MSSYNRSITLLFISQSKTIEIKXADMPAEKNLRGVLRSEVDRSVSEDNIVIVDSLNSIKGYRYELWCLARGAGIRYCVLYCDVEETHCRKWNDERRENGEANYDDKIFEDLVRRFERPISRNRWDSPLFELLPHKDGIEKSSTVIRDAVSYLTKEVDSKSRDVKILQPTIATRSTRLSEANSLYELDKATHEVVNAIVEAQGQAMGGPLNGVPLGQDLPTINISKSVGLPELRRLRRTFIKLTGQTSLSGPPPPCDAASAKRMFVDYLNRELGTA